Proteins found in one Salvia splendens isolate huo1 chromosome 10, SspV2, whole genome shotgun sequence genomic segment:
- the LOC121751794 gene encoding protein GAMETE EXPRESSED 1-like, producing the protein MTLSGTYCIHNGSPDLPLSRCLAVDFRVAVTSSVSRSWFFSSNEEEADLGQEEAVYKNVASDFSLEAFNDKKGIQLIESAKSKMLAPNSCWQTAYQSVFEGCTRTLADEESRSRLAWSLSDCFQRHTGRPPFPRCDPKSKMRKCLQNLDRDGHKIYLEYFLETNSICHQLQAEAFKHQTERLVNELKRTAEYAEVKLGKIEEHGEQLLQNAGQVHDSLASIDVRTQKVSETSKVLEGHVDSVLRYSEVVYEQSKGIASSQMELSEGQARMKENLAQGMALLQNSYENLGEDIVKLRTEAAEIEMKIEKVGDAMSSKMSLLQSKADDIGNMAGTSLDKQKELLDGQSVALEGLNFLTKFQSQALEESRLTLQTLAEFGHKQQEELLEKQKELHQSHDHLEENSKLILAAQEAFESKQASMFVAIDKLFDLHNAMLFESRVIIAFLVYSGAIFIVYMLTSIKHAYNVRHRLYLGLCVTFLIEISIFWTVTMNGERQKWLIRAVRSLFALSASVQYVYAIFTYRDYEVLNHEILVTLMEKVNHMQRSKEMVAWDEDVESEVNWCSWVDTELAEDVQLLEDPDYILPEEIEVDSSFTTPRTKRYNLRRRS; encoded by the exons AATGGATCTCCGGACTTGCCATTGTCGCGTTGTCTTGCTGTCGATTTTCGTGTTGCTGTCACAAGCTCGGTATCACGAAGCTGGTTCTTTTCGTCTAACGAAGAGGAGGCTGATTTAGGCCAGGAGGAGGCTGTTTACAAGAATGTGGCTTCTGATTTCTCATTGGAAGCTTTCAATGACAAGAAGGGCATCCAGTTGATCGAGAGCGCCAAGAGCAAGATGCTCGCGCCAAATTCTTGCTGGCAGACGGCCTACCAGAGCGTGTTTGAAGGGTGCACGAGGACTCTTGCAGACGAGGAGTCACGGTCTAGGCTGGCGTGGAGCCTCAGTGATTGCTTCCAGAGGCACACGGGCCGCCCCCCTTTCCCTCGTTGTGATCCCAAATCCAAAATGAGGAAGTGTTTGCAGAATTTGGATAGAGATGGTCACAAGATCTATCTTGAATACTTTCTTGAGACGAACTCCATCTGTCACCAATTGCA GGCGGAGGCGTTCAAGCATCAAACCGAGAGATTGGTGAATGAGCTCAAGAGGACTGCTGAATACGCGGAGGTGAAACTAGGAAAGATCGAGGAACACGGAGAGCAACTGCTGCAGAATGCAGGGCAAGTTCATGATTCTTTGGCCTCAATAGATGTCCGGACTCAGAAAGTTTCAGAGACATCGAAAGTGTTGGAGGGTCACGTGGACTCGGTGTTGAGGTACTCTGAAGTAGTGTATGAGCAGTCTAAGGGGATAGCCTCGTCTCAGATGGAGCTGAGCGAGGGGCAGGCTAGGATGAAGGAGAATTTGGCACAGGGAATGGCGTTGCTTCAGAACTCGTACGAGAATCTGGGAGAAGACATTGTCAAGTTGAGAACGGAAGCAGCTGAGATAGagatgaagattgagaaggttGGGGATGCAATGTCGTCAAAGATGAGTCTCCTGCAGAGTAAAGCAGACGATATAGGGAATATGGCTGGAACGTCGTTGGATAAACAAAAGGAGCTTCTAGACGGGCAGTCTGTAGCCCTCGAGGGCCTCAATTTTCTCACCAAGTTTCAGTCACAGGCTCTTGAGGAGAGCAG GTTAACGTTGCAGACATTGGCTGAATTCGGGCATAAGCAGCAGGAGGAACTACTCGAGAAGCAGAAGGAATTACACCAGTCTCATGATCATCTAGAGGAGAACTCGAAACTGATATTAGCAGCTCAG GAAGCTTTTGAATCAAAGCAAGCAAGCATGTTTGTCGCAATAGATAAGCTCTTTGACCTGCACAACGCCATGCTGTTTGAATCACGGGTCATCATCGCATTCTTGGTTTACTCGGGTGCAATTTTCATCGTCTACATGCTGACTAGCATAAAGCACGCCTACAACGTGAGGCACAGGCTGTATCTAG GTCTGTGTGTGACGTTCTTGATTGAGATAAGTATATTTTGGACCGTGACAATGAATGGTGAGCGGCAAAAATGGTTGATACGCGCTGTAAGGTCGCTCTTCGCACTCTCAGCATCCGTCCAATATGTGTATGCTATATTTACCTACAG AGACTACGAGGTGTTGAACCACGAGATCCTGGTGACGTTGATGGAGAAGGTAAACCACATGCAGCGGAGCAAAGAGATGGTGGCATGGGACGAAGATGTAGAGAGCGAAGTGAATTGGTGTTCGTGGGTGGATACAGAGTTGGCAGAAGATGTGCAGCTGTTGGAGGATCCCGACTACATATTACCTGAGGAAATCGAGGTGGATTCCTCCTTCACCACTCCGCGCACGAAGAGATATAACCTTCGTAGGCGAAGTTAG
- the LOC121751907 gene encoding NDR1/HIN1-like protein 12: MVVPTCGIVIFIGYVTLRPKVPQVSVTRAQMDSIYFDQSSLMMLQATIVIKAENDNTRAHAWFYDMSYTLSFRSQKIAILMADPFDVSPNRSLELNFVVPSQSIPLNPEEAEAINWSLGRKVVDLDLRGVSRTRWKVWLIGSIKYVLRLDCQLHLPVDQTTIYPHCVSRK; this comes from the exons ATGGTGGTACCCACAT GTGGCATTGTAATCTTCATTGGGTACGTGACACTCCGGCCGAAGGTGCCCCAAGTGAGCGTCACAAGAGCCCAAATGGACTCCATATACTTCGACCAGTCTAGCTTGATGATGCTGCAAGCAACCATTGTGATCAAAGCAGAGAACGACAACACGAGGGCTCATGCTTGGTTCTACGACATGTCCTACACCCTCAGCTTCCGCAGCCAGAAGATAGCCATCTTGATGGCCGACCCCTTCGACGTCAGTCCCAACAGGTCTCTGGAGCTCAACTTTGTCGTCCCGTCCCAGTCTATACCTCTGAATCCAGAAGAAGCCGAGGCCATCAACTGGTCGTTGGGCAGGAAAGTGGTCGATCTCGATCTCAGAGGGGTGTCGAGGACTCGATGGAAGGTTTGGCTCATCGGGTCCATTAAATACGTGCTGCGTTTGGATTGCCAGCTTCATTTGCCCGTTGATCAAACCACCATATATCCACATTGTGtttctagaaaataa
- the LOC121751906 gene encoding pentatricopeptide repeat-containing protein At1g77360, mitochondrial-like produces MAAETSSSHNSIPPSRFPTHHGAADIHPQARILCEIVATAPTHEVEGRLASSQIQPEPEFVQQVLKHSYNYPAAAAKFFRWTGLVQRHTPYSWNLMVDLLGKNKLFDPMWDAIRSMKQEGLLSLTTFVSVFENYCIAGRFNDAVLTFDVLEGYGIPPDIVAVNSLLSAMCREDNRTAKALEFFERIKGKIHPDADTYSILLEGCEKEGNVAKAKITFGEMVIRVGWSPEYMFAYDALLNTLVRASQGDEAIKFLQVMKGKNCLPGLRFFSNALDTFAKQNDSAHAIMLWDIMVGSGLTPDLMMHNVMISLLTSSNDIDNAFRLLDEMVFHGAFPNSLTYNMIFGCLIKNRKVREVGKFFLEMIKNEWDPTPANFAAAIKVLFDGDDPEMAIELWKYMSKNSISPRDDSGNAVLLGLCNLGRLSDLRRFAEKMIDEKIIIHESTMTKVKNAFYKQGKGSHEIYDTISRKWKSSCLQA; encoded by the exons ATGGCAGCAGAAACATCAAGCTCGCACAATTCAATTCCTCCTTCGCGCTTCCCCACCCACCACGGCGCCGCTGATATCCACCCGCAAGCTAGAATCCTCTGCGAAATCGTCGCCACCGCGCCAACGCACGAGGTCGAGGGCCGTCTCGCCTCCAGTCAAATCCAGCCCGAGCCCGAATTCGTCCAACAAGTCCTCAAGCACTCGTACAACTACCCTGCCGCCGCCGCCAAATTTTTCCGGTGGACCGGGCTGGTGCAGAGGCACACTCCGTACTCGTGGAATCTCATGGTGGATCTGCTGGGGAAGAACAAGCTCTTCGATCCCATGTGGGATGCCATCCGGTCTATGAAGCAAGAGGGATTGCTGTCGCTGACGACGTTCGTTTCAGTTTTTGAGAATTATTGCATTGCTGGGAGGTTTAATGATGCCGTCTTGACTTTCGATGTCTTGGAGGG GTATGGAATCCCACCAGATATTGTTGCAGTAAATTCTTTACTCAGTGCCATGTGTAGAGAAGATAACCGAACTGCGAAAGCGCTTGAGTTCTTTGAGAGAATAAAAGGGAAGATACATCCAGATGCTGACACATACTCGATATTGTTGGAAGGATGTGAGAAGGAAGGCAACGTAGCCAAGGCAAAAATTACTTTTGGGGAGATGGTCATTCGTGTTGGTTGGAGCCCAGAATATATGTTTGCTTATGATGCACTTCTAAATACTCTAGTTCGTGCATCACAGGGTGATGAGGCAATTAAGTTCTTGCAGGTGATGAAGGGGAAGAATTGCTTGCCAGGTTTGAGATTCTTCTCCAATGCACTTGATACATTTGCTAAGCAGAACGATTCTGCTCATGCTATAATGCTGTGGGATATCATGGTTGGTAGTGGGCTTACGCCAGATTTGATGATGCACAATGTCATGATCAGTTTGCTTACCAGCAGCAATGACATTGACAACGCCTTTCGTTTGCTTGACGAAATGGTGTTCCATGGCGCTTTTCCTAATTCTTTGACGTATAATATGATTTTTGGGTGTTTGATCAAGAACCGAAAGGTGCGTGAAGTGGGAAAGTTCTTCCTCGAGATGATCAAGAATGAGTGGGATCCAACCCCTGCAAATTTTGCTGCTGCCATCAAGGTGTTGTTTGATGGTGATGATCCTGAGATGGCGATTGAGCTTTGGAAATATATGTCTAAAAACAGCATCTCACCCCGTGATGATAGTGGTAATGCCGTGCTTCTTGGTTTATGTAACCTGGGAAGGTTATCAGATTTAAGAAGGTTTGCTGAGAAGATGATTGATGAAAAAATCATAATCCATGAGTCTACGATGACAAAAGTGAAGAATGCTTTCTACAAGCAGGGAAAAGGTTCACATGAGATCTATGACACTATCTCAAGGAAGTGGAAATCTTCCTGTCTCCAAGCTTGA
- the LOC121752923 gene encoding protein MODIFYING WALL LIGNIN-1-like yields the protein MYMQPLNRYIFSYIAVVSFALCLAAELTKTKKDDLVFDGKLCYLPGTVSFELGIAALICLSINQVAGSLFIYSKFSPREKGGYFTVTRSLIVFSWIGFGVAVVLLSAASSMNQSQAFGEGCSTLGSGVAAVW from the exons ATGTATATGCAACCACTAAATCGATATATATTCTCCTACATCGCCGTCGTCTCCTTCGCCTTATGCCTCGCTGCCGAACTCACGAAAACTAAG AAAGATGATCTCGTATTCGATGGAAAGCTGTGTTACCTGCCTGGAACTGTGTCATTCGAACTAGGAATCGCAGCCTTAATCTGTCTTAGCATCAATCAAGTTGCCGGTAGTTTATTCATTTACAGCAAATTCAGTCCGAGAGAAAAGGGAGGCTATTTTACAGTCACACGCAGTTTAATCGTTTTTTCCTG GATTGGCTTTGGAGTTGCAGTGGTTTTATTAAGTGCAGCAAGCAGCATGAACCAGAGTCAAGCCTTTGGAGAAGGATG CTCAACCCTTGGCTCCGGTGTAGCAGCTGTATGGTGA
- the LOC121752921 gene encoding decapping 5-like protein isoform X2 has protein sequence MANQFSSNSNNATSPPSPSPGGDSFIGSFISVMSKSEIRYEGILYFLNTQDSTFGLKDVRSFGTEGRRNDGQEVPPSDKVFEYILFRGSDIKDLKVITNPPVQKQEKLHDDPAIIESNHHIPPSTSSHLVLGYSTESKLYSEPSGINARSYLNMLPSNPSGSQMGWGSSQCSYSGSSSYDMPLPTQGQGYRAAPGSITITQHQSPTPMTYPLQNQVLTTMAMANISDVPSEYQLATSNSSCLNSSPNPTSEQLPPSMPFINSLSFKQSQPLYNSALINSRGLTQPFPLAYQNAGSAEAQAVNEVFPDPASSLPTQFLPYSASSVMGQVSNFSLGASNLSQPRLSECSLSNNLYVEQKDATDISSSSVNFLSSTAGPAVQPALLPLPPASQKYAEEFDFEAMNEKFKKDEVWGYLGKANYREHMDGMQSANSGQGFGDNKIDLISKSDPKPAYSKDDFFDTISCNSLGRGTRDGHNRLSERIKLDSETFGYFERRTQFGYSGQRGGHGQHRGPYNWGRGYTYGYRGHGRYM, from the exons ATGGCGAACCAATTTTCCAGTAACAGCAACAATGCGACGTCGCCGCCCTCTCCATCGCCGGGGGGAGATTCGTTCATCGGAAGCTTCATAAGCGTTATGTCGAAATCGGAGATTCGTTACGAGGGCATTCTTTACTTCCTCAATACTCAGGACTCCACTTTCGGCCTCAAAGATG TGAGATCATTTGGCACAGAGGGGAGAAGGAATGATGGACAAGAAGTTCCACCAAGCGACAAAGTCTTTGAATACATTCTGTTTCGTGGGAGTGATATTAAA GATTTAAAAGTAATAACTAACCCACCAGTTCAAAAGCAGGAGAAACTACATGATGATCCTGCAATTATAGAG TCAAACCATCATATTCCGCCGTCCACTTCATCCCATTTGGTCTTGGGATATTCGACAGAATCCAAGTTGTACAGTGAACCATCTGGAATTAATGCGAGATCCTACTTAAATATGTTGCCTTCTAATCCTTCTGGAAGTCAGATGGGGTGGGGTTCTTCTCAGTGTTCTTACAGTGGTTCGTCTTCATATGACATGCCATTACCAACACAAGGGCAGGGATATCGTGCAGCACCGGGGAGCATTACTATTACTCAACATCAGTCACCAACTCCCATGACATATCCATTGCAGAATCAAGTTCTTACAACCATGGCAATGGCAAATATATCAGATGTTCCTTCTGAGTATCAACTTGCAACATCCAATTCTAGTTGTTTAAATTCGTCACCCAATCCTACTTCTGAGCAACTGCCTCCATCCATGCCGTTCATTAATTCACTTTCTTTTAAGCAGTCCCAGCCCTTATATAATTCCGCATTAATAAACTCAAGGGGGTTGACCCAACCTTTTCCATTAGCCTACCAGAATGCAGGTAGTGCTGAAGCTCAAGCTGTTAACGAAGTTTTTCCTGATCCTGCATCATCCCTTCCTACTCAGTTCTTACCATATTCAGCATCTTCTGTTATGGGTCAAGTATCAAACTTCTCTCTTGGAGCTTCGAACTTATCACAACCCAGATTATCTGAATGTTCTCTGTCAAACAATTTGTATGTGGAACAGAAGGATGCAACTGATATTAGTTCAAGCTCTGTAAATTTCTTGTCATCAACTGCTGGCCCAGCAGTTCAACCGGCTCTTTTGCCATTGCCACCAGCTTCACAAAAG TATGCTGAAGAATTTGATTTTGAAGCAATGAATGAGAAGTTTAAGAAAGATGAAGTATGGGGTTATCTTGGGAAAGCAAACTATAGAGAGCATATGGATGGGATGCAAAGTGCAAATAGTGGCCAAGGATTTGGGGATAATAAAATTGACTTGATATCCAAGAGTGATCCCAAG CCTGCATACAGCAAggatgacttcttcgatacaaTTTCTTGTAATTCTCTCGGGCGGGGAACCAGGGATGGGCACAATCGATTATCCGAGAGAATTAAATTAGACTCGGAG ACATTTGGCTATTTTGAAAGAAGAACTCAGTTTGGTTACAGTGGGCAGAGAGGTGGACATGGTCAGCATCGTGGCCCATACAATTGGGGAAGAGGATATACTTATGGTTATAGAGGTCATGGTCGTTACATGTAG
- the LOC121752921 gene encoding decapping 5-like protein isoform X1 has translation MANQFSSNSNNATSPPSPSPGGDSFIGSFISVMSKSEIRYEGILYFLNTQDSTFGLKDVRSFGTEGRRNDGQEVPPSDKVFEYILFRGSDIKDLKVITNPPVQKQEKLHDDPAIIESNHHIPPSTSSHLVLGYSTESKLYSEPSGINARSYLNMLPSNPSGSQMGWGSSQCSYSGSSSYDMPLPTQGQGYRAAPGSITITQHQSPTPMTYPLQNQVLTTMAMANISDVPSEYQLATSNSSCLNSSPNPTSEQLPPSMPFINSLSFKQSQPLYNSALINSRGLTQPFPLAYQNAGSAEAQAVNEVFPDPASSLPTQFLPYSASSVMGQVSNFSLGASNLSQPRLSECSLSNNLYVEQKDATDISSSSVNFLSSTAGPAVQPALLPLPPASQKLPSPLQYAEEFDFEAMNEKFKKDEVWGYLGKANYREHMDGMQSANSGQGFGDNKIDLISKSDPKPAYSKDDFFDTISCNSLGRGTRDGHNRLSERIKLDSETFGYFERRTQFGYSGQRGGHGQHRGPYNWGRGYTYGYRGHGRYM, from the exons ATGGCGAACCAATTTTCCAGTAACAGCAACAATGCGACGTCGCCGCCCTCTCCATCGCCGGGGGGAGATTCGTTCATCGGAAGCTTCATAAGCGTTATGTCGAAATCGGAGATTCGTTACGAGGGCATTCTTTACTTCCTCAATACTCAGGACTCCACTTTCGGCCTCAAAGATG TGAGATCATTTGGCACAGAGGGGAGAAGGAATGATGGACAAGAAGTTCCACCAAGCGACAAAGTCTTTGAATACATTCTGTTTCGTGGGAGTGATATTAAA GATTTAAAAGTAATAACTAACCCACCAGTTCAAAAGCAGGAGAAACTACATGATGATCCTGCAATTATAGAG TCAAACCATCATATTCCGCCGTCCACTTCATCCCATTTGGTCTTGGGATATTCGACAGAATCCAAGTTGTACAGTGAACCATCTGGAATTAATGCGAGATCCTACTTAAATATGTTGCCTTCTAATCCTTCTGGAAGTCAGATGGGGTGGGGTTCTTCTCAGTGTTCTTACAGTGGTTCGTCTTCATATGACATGCCATTACCAACACAAGGGCAGGGATATCGTGCAGCACCGGGGAGCATTACTATTACTCAACATCAGTCACCAACTCCCATGACATATCCATTGCAGAATCAAGTTCTTACAACCATGGCAATGGCAAATATATCAGATGTTCCTTCTGAGTATCAACTTGCAACATCCAATTCTAGTTGTTTAAATTCGTCACCCAATCCTACTTCTGAGCAACTGCCTCCATCCATGCCGTTCATTAATTCACTTTCTTTTAAGCAGTCCCAGCCCTTATATAATTCCGCATTAATAAACTCAAGGGGGTTGACCCAACCTTTTCCATTAGCCTACCAGAATGCAGGTAGTGCTGAAGCTCAAGCTGTTAACGAAGTTTTTCCTGATCCTGCATCATCCCTTCCTACTCAGTTCTTACCATATTCAGCATCTTCTGTTATGGGTCAAGTATCAAACTTCTCTCTTGGAGCTTCGAACTTATCACAACCCAGATTATCTGAATGTTCTCTGTCAAACAATTTGTATGTGGAACAGAAGGATGCAACTGATATTAGTTCAAGCTCTGTAAATTTCTTGTCATCAACTGCTGGCCCAGCAGTTCAACCGGCTCTTTTGCCATTGCCACCAGCTTCACAAAAG TTGCCATCCCCTCTGCAGTATGCTGAAGAATTTGATTTTGAAGCAATGAATGAGAAGTTTAAGAAAGATGAAGTATGGGGTTATCTTGGGAAAGCAAACTATAGAGAGCATATGGATGGGATGCAAAGTGCAAATAGTGGCCAAGGATTTGGGGATAATAAAATTGACTTGATATCCAAGAGTGATCCCAAG CCTGCATACAGCAAggatgacttcttcgatacaaTTTCTTGTAATTCTCTCGGGCGGGGAACCAGGGATGGGCACAATCGATTATCCGAGAGAATTAAATTAGACTCGGAG ACATTTGGCTATTTTGAAAGAAGAACTCAGTTTGGTTACAGTGGGCAGAGAGGTGGACATGGTCAGCATCGTGGCCCATACAATTGGGGAAGAGGATATACTTATGGTTATAGAGGTCATGGTCGTTACATGTAG